The following proteins are encoded in a genomic region of Montipora foliosa isolate CH-2021 chromosome 8, ASM3666993v2, whole genome shotgun sequence:
- the LOC137968767 gene encoding uncharacterized protein, whose product MVANEIAEDRQVHVFLAVVGPQAYKLLKNLCDPENPNSKSYQDLKQILQAHYEPAPIVIAERHKFWTASQEENESVSDFVVRLKKLASTCSFGAFLEEALRDRLVSGLHSRMLRTQRHLLAVRELTFTVARDRCIADELANQANKEHMGEPVSEEANKIQDLNQGHGRKSTGGRRSSSQ is encoded by the coding sequence ATGGTAGCGAATGAGATTGCCGAAGACCGACAGGTACATGTGTTCCTAGCAGTGGTTGGACCACAAGCTTACAAGTTGTTAAAGAATCTATGTGACCCAGAGAACCCGAACAGTAAATCGTACCAGGATTTAAAGCAAATTCTGCAGGCACACTACGAACCGGCTCCGATAGTCATTGCCGAAAGACATAAATTCTGGACTGCTTCACAAGAAGAAAACGAAAGTGTCTCTGACTTTGTggtgcgattaaaaaaattGGCCTCCACATGCAGTTTTGGTGCCTTTTTAGAGGAAGCTCTTCGCGATAGACTCGTGTCTGGATTGCATTCCAGAATGTTAAGAACGCAGCGCCATTTGTTAGCAGTGAGAGAGCTGACATTTACGGTTGCGCGCGACCGATGCATTGCAGATGAGCTGGCAAACCAAGCCAACAAAGAGCACATGGGAGAACCTGTGAGTGAAGAAGCTAATAAAATCCAGGACCTAAATCAGGGGCACGGGCGGAAGAGCACTGGTGGACGTAGAAGTAGCTCTCAATGA